Proteins from a single region of Lysinibacillus sp. JNUCC-52:
- a CDS encoding ABC transporter ATP-binding protein, whose translation MVHKQKWRCKEKRNYLKSAGETFILLLNMVWKSGPLLTLCIAIFIVVDAIIPIIQLYFSKKIIDGIVEPNELSHTELWAFAYAISLIILSIVKTLESWVKTILAERSMITVNSFLLDAFERIPGMRFFEDRQYRDRLEILRDHATWLPFQLISISANLITAILSSIGIILVFVYFSPVLALLLVLSTAPFAFVQNRYNEMEWDYAKEYAPLRRKIDYIRSLLLSRRSAKEIRLFGLGNFFHNMYSTTFGHLYRIFSRIQKNGSYSTVLTSLLSGIGSGVGYFWILMKIGSSSISIGDFALYLGAVFQLSVAMREIAKEGADTIDLWRMGKDFILFMKAEKDIELSSKPVPIASEGALSIEFRDVCFRYPYQESVQEDVGYQQSDEDLEETEEEDFYDEPDWYEDFNENEFEKNNQEQILNTDKDNIESSEYVLDHINFSVSPGEKVAIVGANGSGKTTLIKLLCRFYEFNQGEIKVNGIDIRTLDLDELRKQISVVFQEFGRYDMSIRENIALGDLNALHNEDKINQAVRSAKLETTIAELTENLETMVGPEWGGIDLSGGQWQRIALARALMRQAGLMILDEPSAALDIRAEYDIFQQFKKLTHGKTVIMISHRFSTVRMADRILVLKNGKIVEEGSHETLLKKNGEYAKMFRLQAKSFQGKDEAFC comes from the coding sequence ATGGTACATAAACAGAAATGGCGATGTAAGGAAAAGCGAAATTATCTGAAAAGTGCCGGAGAAACATTTATACTACTTCTTAATATGGTTTGGAAATCCGGACCCCTTCTAACACTATGCATAGCTATTTTTATTGTAGTGGATGCCATCATCCCTATCATTCAATTATATTTTTCAAAAAAAATAATCGACGGTATTGTTGAACCAAATGAATTATCACATACAGAGTTATGGGCTTTTGCTTATGCCATCAGTTTAATTATTCTGAGTATAGTAAAAACTTTAGAATCATGGGTAAAAACAATACTTGCGGAACGCTCCATGATTACTGTTAATAGTTTTTTGCTTGATGCTTTTGAACGTATTCCAGGGATGCGTTTTTTTGAAGATCGCCAGTATAGAGATAGACTTGAAATACTACGAGATCATGCTACTTGGTTACCTTTCCAATTGATTAGTATTAGTGCAAATCTCATTACTGCAATACTTTCATCGATCGGAATCATTTTAGTTTTCGTCTATTTTTCACCAGTGCTTGCTTTACTACTTGTTCTATCCACTGCTCCTTTTGCTTTTGTACAAAACCGTTATAACGAGATGGAATGGGACTATGCTAAAGAGTATGCACCGTTAAGAAGGAAAATAGATTATATTAGGAGTTTATTACTGAGCAGACGTTCGGCAAAGGAAATCCGCTTATTTGGTTTAGGAAATTTCTTTCATAACATGTATAGTACAACTTTTGGACATCTATATCGTATCTTTAGTAGAATTCAAAAAAACGGTTCTTATAGCACTGTATTAACTAGTTTATTATCAGGGATAGGATCAGGTGTTGGTTACTTTTGGATATTAATGAAGATCGGTTCCAGCAGTATATCTATTGGAGATTTTGCCTTGTACTTAGGAGCCGTATTTCAATTATCTGTTGCTATGAGAGAAATTGCTAAAGAAGGCGCGGATACGATTGATTTATGGCGAATGGGAAAAGATTTTATTCTTTTTATGAAAGCTGAAAAGGATATCGAACTTTCTTCTAAACCAGTGCCAATTGCTAGTGAAGGTGCCCTATCTATTGAATTCAGAGATGTTTGTTTCCGCTATCCATATCAAGAATCAGTTCAAGAGGATGTAGGCTATCAACAATCTGATGAAGACTTAGAGGAAACAGAAGAGGAAGATTTCTATGATGAGCCTGATTGGTATGAAGACTTTAATGAAAATGAATTTGAAAAGAATAACCAAGAGCAGATATTAAACACCGATAAAGATAATATTGAGAGTTCTGAATATGTTTTAGATCATATTAATTTCTCTGTCTCTCCAGGTGAAAAAGTCGCAATTGTAGGTGCTAACGGTTCTGGAAAAACTACACTTATCAAATTGCTTTGCCGATTTTATGAATTTAATCAAGGCGAAATTAAAGTAAACGGTATTGATATTCGCACTCTCGATTTAGACGAACTAAGAAAGCAAATTTCAGTAGTATTCCAAGAGTTTGGTCGATATGACATGTCAATAAGAGAAAACATTGCTCTTGGAGATTTAAACGCCCTACATAATGAAGATAAAATCAACCAAGCAGTACGCTCAGCAAAATTGGAAACAACAATTGCTGAATTAACCGAAAATCTTGAAACAATGGTTGGGCCAGAATGGGGAGGTATTGACTTATCAGGAGGACAATGGCAAAGGATTGCCTTAGCTAGAGCGCTTATGAGACAGGCTGGATTAATGATTTTAGACGAGCCATCTGCTGCTTTGGATATAAGAGCAGAATATGATATATTCCAACAGTTTAAGAAACTTACACATGGTAAAACAGTTATTATGATTTCACACCGCTTCAGTACGGTGAGGATGGCTGACCGAATTCTGGTACTGAAGAATGGCAAGATTGTTGAAGAAGGAAGTCATGAAACTCTTCTCAAAAAGAATGGGGAATATGCAAAAATGTTTCGCCTACAAGCCAAATCTTTTCAAGGGAAGGATGAGGCCTTTTGCTAA
- a CDS encoding ABC transporter ATP-binding protein — translation MLKIKRVIKKFSETTSVILYGLNLFWQCDKLKTCVLFLIILLESLLGPLLIWLSAKIIDKITLTPFNLFSWNTVVWMALIYIAFTLLVDALQPLVEMQKRLLTFKLQAHIDRLLITKAISIPDIAPFEQASYHTRTQIVRYNEYFVNMWITIVTQFLSGVALIIAGSTLIGMFAPWAPILFVLLSFPKMYLEAKINNLTFEGREEIQELRRRAEYYLCTPLMPETAGEMKVYNLIPFFKSRYSTTAKHLLQTISNDQKKLTLHQFIWSLLQSLVAGGILIYIVRQALQGQLSTGDILLFIGAIIQFNEGTNELFAVFAIGPREARHLRKIVSFLTSENNMKSGNFLLDNAINKGYEFNKISFSYNGEKEVLKIDDLQIPKGKITVLVGENGSGKSTIIKLLLRYFDPNEGTIYFNTLPLSCYDIENFRLNSTAVFQDFLRYEMDLKSNIGVGKISKFDDLRSIEKAACLGGANQFLHKLENKYDTELGRLFGGRNLSGGEWQRIALSRAFMRHESANLLIFDEPTSALDVFIEEEIFEKLRKLAYGKTVIIVSHRLSTARFADNIIFLEKGKVVETGTHDELIKNQAHYAELYKLQAQKYK, via the coding sequence TTGCTAAAAATTAAACGTGTTATTAAAAAATTCTCTGAAACAACCTCTGTAATTTTATATGGTTTAAACTTATTTTGGCAATGTGACAAACTTAAGACATGCGTTCTATTCTTAATAATATTATTAGAATCTTTGCTTGGCCCGTTACTTATTTGGTTAAGTGCTAAGATTATTGATAAAATTACACTTACTCCCTTTAATTTATTCTCTTGGAACACGGTAGTATGGATGGCTTTAATTTATATTGCTTTTACTTTACTAGTCGATGCTCTTCAACCATTGGTTGAGATGCAAAAAAGACTGTTAACCTTTAAACTTCAAGCTCATATAGATAGATTACTCATTACTAAGGCTATTTCCATTCCTGATATTGCACCTTTTGAACAAGCATCTTACCATACTAGAACTCAAATTGTTCGTTATAATGAGTATTTTGTTAATATGTGGATTACCATTGTCACACAATTCTTGAGTGGTGTTGCTTTGATTATTGCTGGAAGTACATTAATCGGAATGTTTGCGCCTTGGGCACCAATTTTATTCGTTCTCTTATCTTTTCCCAAAATGTATTTGGAAGCAAAAATTAATAATTTGACTTTTGAGGGACGTGAAGAGATTCAAGAGCTAAGGCGACGTGCAGAATATTATCTATGCACCCCTCTTATGCCTGAAACAGCCGGCGAGATGAAAGTATATAATCTTATCCCCTTTTTCAAGTCCCGTTACAGTACTACTGCCAAACATTTACTACAAACTATTTCAAACGATCAAAAAAAGCTGACTCTTCATCAGTTTATTTGGTCCCTTCTACAGTCTTTGGTTGCTGGAGGTATTCTAATTTATATTGTACGGCAAGCTCTTCAAGGTCAGTTATCCACTGGAGATATACTACTGTTTATTGGAGCCATTATTCAATTCAATGAAGGTACAAATGAATTATTTGCAGTATTTGCAATTGGCCCTAGAGAAGCTAGACATTTAAGAAAGATCGTTTCTTTCTTAACAAGCGAAAACAATATGAAATCGGGTAATTTTTTGCTCGATAATGCTATAAACAAAGGATATGAATTTAATAAAATATCATTTAGCTATAATGGTGAAAAGGAAGTATTAAAGATTGATGACTTACAAATTCCAAAAGGTAAAATAACAGTATTAGTTGGTGAAAATGGATCGGGTAAAAGTACTATCATTAAGTTGCTTTTACGATATTTTGATCCAAATGAAGGAACCATATACTTCAATACATTACCATTAAGTTGTTATGATATTGAGAATTTCAGATTAAATTCAACAGCAGTCTTTCAAGATTTTCTACGATATGAAATGGACTTGAAGTCAAATATTGGAGTAGGCAAAATTTCTAAGTTTGATGACTTAAGGAGTATTGAAAAGGCTGCTTGCCTTGGAGGGGCTAATCAATTTTTGCATAAGCTTGAAAATAAGTATGATACTGAACTAGGAAGGCTATTTGGTGGAAGAAATCTATCTGGGGGCGAATGGCAACGTATTGCTCTTTCTCGCGCTTTTATGAGACATGAGTCAGCAAACCTACTTATTTTTGACGAGCCTACATCTGCATTAGATGTTTTTATTGAAGAAGAGATTTTCGAAAAATTACGTAAATTAGCTTATGGAAAAACAGTAATTATTGTCTCACATAGACTAAGTACCGCCCGCTTTGCTGATAACATTATCTTTTTAGAAAAAGGAAAGGTCGTAGAGACCGGTACTCATGATGAATTAATAAAAAACCAGGCACACTATGCAGAGTTGTATAAGTTACAAGCTCAAAAATATAAATGA
- a CDS encoding MBL fold metallo-hydrolase produces MEVSKGVEMLELDFNGNIIYPTLLWNQEIAILIDTGFPGQIEDLRIAMERAGVSFDKLKVVILTHQDIDHIGSLPELLQVCGSNIKVYAHALDKPYIQGELPLLKDGHIENPPKGKVDDTLMDGQDLPYCGGIRVIHTPGHTPGHISLYLKQSKTLIAGDSMYSANGTLGGIHIPTTLDIKEAQLSIKKYLDLDIESVVCYHGGLSKGNINEQIRNNLSISN; encoded by the coding sequence ATGGAAGTTTCTAAAGGAGTAGAAATGTTGGAGCTTGATTTTAATGGGAATATAATTTATCCAACACTATTGTGGAATCAGGAAATCGCGATTTTAATAGATACTGGATTCCCAGGACAAATTGAAGATTTACGCATAGCAATGGAGAGGGCAGGGGTGTCATTCGATAAATTAAAAGTTGTCATTTTAACACATCAGGATATTGATCATATAGGTAGCCTTCCTGAACTATTGCAGGTTTGTGGAAGCAATATTAAAGTTTATGCGCACGCATTAGATAAGCCATACATTCAGGGGGAGTTACCTCTTTTGAAAGATGGGCACATAGAGAATCCACCTAAGGGAAAGGTGGATGATACATTGATGGATGGTCAAGATTTGCCGTATTGCGGAGGCATTCGTGTTATCCATACACCAGGGCATACGCCTGGCCATATAAGCTTATATTTGAAACAAAGTAAAACGCTTATTGCTGGAGATTCGATGTATAGTGCAAACGGCACACTGGGAGGAATTCATATTCCAACGACGTTGGATATAAAAGAAGCCCAACTATCGATAAAGAAATATTTAGATTTAGACATTGAATCGGTAGTTTGTTACCACGGAGGCTTGAGTAAGGGGAATATTAATGAGCAGATTCGGAACAACTTAAGTATCTCTAACTGA
- a CDS encoding DMT family transporter, with protein sequence MVMINYFFVCLIFGTTFLAIKIGVDAGVPPFLSAGIRFFIAGLLLFSFMVWRERATIRLFFRKEMFLTGICLTFGTFATLYWAEQYVTSGIAAVLSATGPMMIIIIQSFILKQKGSRNSFIGCIVGVIGVTFLILPSFSIEISPFWIVGCFAIICGEVFYASGTIYTKNVVRKYNTTSPIALNAAQMMHGGLLLIILSLFTENIHLEYLFSPAAIGSLLYLIIVGSMMGHSMYYWLVSRTNPIFPSTWLYISPFIAVVLGVLFYHEYISWLTVIGTVTIIVGTVLVNFETLRALFSQKGTVLKDVKN encoded by the coding sequence ATGGTAATGATTAATTATTTTTTTGTGTGTTTAATTTTTGGAACGACGTTTTTAGCAATAAAAATTGGTGTCGATGCAGGCGTTCCTCCATTTTTATCAGCAGGAATTCGTTTTTTCATTGCTGGTTTGTTGCTATTTAGTTTTATGGTATGGAGAGAAAGAGCGACAATTCGGTTATTCTTTCGAAAAGAGATGTTTTTGACAGGAATATGTTTAACTTTTGGGACATTTGCTACATTATACTGGGCAGAACAATATGTAACGTCAGGAATTGCGGCGGTCTTATCTGCTACAGGGCCGATGATGATTATCATTATTCAGTCATTCATTTTAAAGCAAAAAGGCAGTCGGAACTCATTCATTGGTTGTATCGTCGGCGTCATCGGTGTTACGTTTTTGATTTTACCTAGTTTTTCAATTGAGATAAGTCCTTTCTGGATAGTCGGTTGTTTCGCCATTATATGTGGTGAAGTTTTTTACGCATCTGGAACGATTTATACAAAAAATGTCGTTCGAAAATATAATACGACATCACCGATTGCTTTAAATGCAGCGCAAATGATGCATGGTGGGCTTTTATTAATTATTTTATCGTTATTTACCGAGAACATTCATCTTGAATATCTTTTTAGTCCAGCTGCCATTGGCTCGCTTCTTTATTTAATTATTGTTGGGTCAATGATGGGCCATAGTATGTATTATTGGCTTGTCTCCAGGACAAATCCTATTTTTCCTTCTACTTGGCTGTATATTTCGCCATTCATTGCCGTTGTACTAGGTGTACTTTTTTATCATGAATATATTTCATGGCTAACAGTCATAGGTACTGTGACGATTATTGTAGGAACAGTGTTAGTTAATTTTGAAACATTGCGGGCATTATTTTCGCAGAAAGGGACTGTGCTTAAGGATGTTAAAAATTGA
- a CDS encoding aminotransferase-like domain-containing protein, which translates to MSKAIQNEDYLFKKIYDYVLHRIERNEWKEHEKIPSVRQLATEMNIHRLTVLKAYRLLKQHNKVYVKDKVGYFVQSDLTENYEYHNQDNPIISAYVQKNHLSEIHQSTVSYHFSQALIDPNLLPNHFFSDYVKKVFDLYPKVLATYSTVQGDLELRETLAQYFINQYKTHLTADELLITSGSQQAIHLVAQTFIRPRDVVLFERPSYSAAIDIFRAQGAHIVTVDIYPDGYDLNQVESYMKQYKPRLFYVNPTFHNPTGYTVPARQRKKLVELAEQYRCLLIEDDAYHDIYFDDAPPPPIYTYDTAGTVIYIRSFCKYISPGLRIATVICRSSLLNLLLTEKSLADNGSPLLNQKIFLHYFSSSRLQQHLEKIRIALQIRKEIMEEELAETGWQWISPKGGLNLWVQLPNQLSTEILLTKSIEQSISFVPGQICDPLKQQSSWIRLSYSYANEKQIREGVKSLVAVAQSLATYGA; encoded by the coding sequence GTGAGCAAAGCCATTCAAAATGAAGACTATCTTTTTAAAAAAATATATGATTATGTACTACACCGAATTGAACGGAATGAATGGAAAGAACATGAAAAAATACCCTCTGTTCGGCAATTAGCAACAGAAATGAATATTCATCGGTTAACCGTCTTAAAGGCTTATCGATTACTGAAACAGCATAATAAAGTGTATGTAAAAGATAAAGTCGGCTATTTTGTTCAATCTGATTTAACTGAAAATTATGAATACCACAATCAAGACAATCCAATCATTTCTGCATACGTACAAAAAAATCATTTATCTGAAATTCATCAATCGACAGTTTCTTATCATTTTTCTCAGGCGTTAATCGACCCAAATCTATTACCTAATCACTTTTTCTCGGACTATGTGAAGAAAGTGTTTGATCTTTACCCAAAAGTACTTGCCACTTACTCAACTGTGCAAGGAGATTTAGAGCTACGTGAGACACTAGCACAATATTTTATCAACCAATATAAAACGCATCTCACTGCAGATGAGCTTTTAATTACTTCTGGCTCACAGCAAGCAATTCACTTAGTCGCTCAAACTTTTATTAGACCTAGAGATGTCGTTTTATTTGAACGGCCAAGCTATAGTGCGGCGATTGATATTTTCAGAGCACAAGGCGCTCACATTGTAACGGTTGATATCTATCCTGATGGGTACGATTTAAATCAGGTTGAATCCTATATGAAACAATACAAGCCGCGCTTATTTTATGTTAACCCAACATTTCATAATCCGACTGGTTATACGGTTCCTGCTCGGCAGCGAAAAAAATTAGTAGAGTTAGCTGAACAATATCGATGTTTATTAATTGAGGATGATGCGTATCATGACATTTATTTTGATGATGCTCCTCCTCCACCCATTTACACATACGATACAGCGGGAACAGTTATTTATATCCGAAGCTTTTGCAAATATATTTCACCTGGTTTGAGAATTGCGACTGTTATTTGTCGATCATCATTACTGAACTTACTTTTAACAGAAAAATCATTAGCGGATAATGGCTCACCACTTCTCAACCAAAAAATTTTTCTCCATTACTTTTCATCAAGTAGATTGCAGCAACACCTGGAGAAAATTCGGATTGCCCTACAAATACGAAAAGAAATCATGGAGGAAGAGCTAGCAGAAACAGGTTGGCAATGGATCAGTCCTAAAGGTGGTCTGAATTTATGGGTGCAGCTCCCTAATCAACTTTCAACTGAAATATTATTAACGAAAAGTATCGAACAATCTATATCCTTTGTACCAGGGCAAATATGCGATCCATTAAAACAACAATCTTCTTGGATACGTTTAAGTTATTCTTATGCAAATGAAAAGCAAATAAGAGAAGGGGTAAAAAGCTTGGTTGCCGTGGCGCAGTCGCTTGCTACGTATGGTGCATGA